The following proteins are encoded in a genomic region of Flammeovirga pectinis:
- the purH gene encoding bifunctional phosphoribosylaminoimidazolecarboxamide formyltransferase/IMP cyclohydrolase, with translation MKKVESALISVFYKDNLAPIVKLLQEQGVTIYSTGGTQSFIEELGAEVTAVEDLTSYPSILGGRVKTLHPKIFGGILNRGDNETDQAQIEEFDIPNIDLVIVDLYPFEETVAQDAAHQAIVEKVDIGGISLIRAAAKNYKDTLIVSSREQYDEVATILSEKNGATDLKDRMRFAAKAFDISSHYDSKIFDYFNSVVAEEEEAIPSLKVSERTAKTLRYGENPHQEGTFYGDLSEMFDQLNGKELSYNNLVDVDAAVALIDEFPAKEGAAFAILKHTNACGVALGSDLKDAYVKALACDNVSAFGGVLISNMEIDLATAEEIHKLFCEVVIAPGFNAEALELLKGKKNRIILNRKEVKLGKVQYKSLLNGVLAQDKDLTTESWEDLKVVTEKSPSDAQTAALLFANKICKHTKSNAIVLAKDGQLFASGVGQTSRVDALNQAILKAKSFGFDLSEAVMASDAFFPFPDCVEIADKEGIKSVVQPGGSIKDQLSVDYCNEHGVSMVMTGVRHFKH, from the coding sequence ATGAAAAAGGTCGAGTCAGCACTCATTTCGGTTTTTTACAAAGACAATCTAGCGCCAATTGTAAAACTACTGCAAGAACAAGGTGTCACTATCTACTCAACAGGTGGAACGCAAAGTTTTATAGAAGAACTAGGAGCCGAAGTAACGGCTGTTGAAGACTTAACTTCGTACCCTTCTATTTTAGGAGGACGTGTTAAAACTTTACATCCTAAAATTTTTGGAGGTATCCTAAACAGAGGAGACAACGAAACTGATCAAGCTCAAATTGAGGAATTTGATATTCCGAACATTGATCTTGTAATTGTTGATCTTTATCCATTTGAGGAAACAGTAGCTCAAGATGCAGCGCATCAAGCAATTGTAGAGAAAGTTGATATTGGAGGTATTTCTTTAATTCGTGCAGCAGCTAAGAATTATAAGGATACTTTAATTGTATCTTCTAGAGAACAATATGATGAAGTAGCAACTATTCTTTCAGAAAAGAATGGAGCAACAGATCTTAAAGATCGTATGCGTTTTGCTGCAAAAGCATTTGATATTTCTTCACACTATGATTCTAAAATCTTTGACTACTTCAATAGTGTAGTAGCAGAAGAGGAAGAAGCTATTCCTAGTTTGAAAGTATCAGAACGTACAGCTAAAACTTTACGTTACGGAGAAAACCCTCATCAAGAAGGAACATTCTACGGAGATTTATCAGAAATGTTCGACCAGTTAAATGGTAAAGAACTTTCTTATAATAACTTAGTAGATGTTGATGCTGCTGTAGCATTAATTGATGAGTTTCCTGCTAAAGAAGGAGCTGCTTTCGCTATTTTAAAGCATACAAACGCTTGTGGTGTTGCTTTAGGAAGTGATTTAAAAGATGCTTACGTAAAAGCTTTAGCTTGTGATAATGTATCTGCATTTGGTGGTGTACTAATCAGTAATATGGAAATTGACTTGGCAACAGCTGAGGAAATTCATAAATTATTCTGTGAAGTAGTTATCGCTCCAGGTTTTAATGCAGAAGCATTAGAATTATTAAAAGGAAAGAAAAACCGTATCATCTTAAATAGAAAAGAGGTGAAATTGGGTAAAGTTCAGTACAAATCTTTATTAAACGGTGTATTAGCACAAGATAAAGACCTTACTACTGAATCGTGGGAAGATTTAAAAGTTGTTACTGAAAAATCTCCTTCAGATGCTCAAACAGCAGCACTTCTATTTGCTAACAAAATTTGTAAACACACAAAATCTAATGCTATTGTTTTAGCAAAAGATGGTCAATTGTTTGCAAGCGGAGTAGGACAAACTTCTAGAGTTGATGCTTTAAACCAAGCAATTTTAAAAGCAAAAAGTTTTGGATTTGATTTATCAGAGGCTGTGATGGCATCTGATGCATTCTTCCCATTCCCAGATTGTGTAGAAATTGCAGATAAAGAAGGAATCAAATCCGTTGTTCAACCTGGTGGGTCTATTAAAGATCAATTATCAGTTGATTACTGTAATGAACATGGTGTTTCTATGGTAATGACAGGTGTTCGTCATTTCAAGCACTAA
- the coaE gene encoding dephospho-CoA kinase (Dephospho-CoA kinase (CoaE) performs the final step in coenzyme A biosynthesis.): MQVGITGGIGAGKSYICRIFKVLGAPIYNADIQAKMLMREDPKIIKEIISVFGKDAYLQNGMLNRPFLARQIFSDKRKLETMNSIVHPRVADHYNDWVRIELQIHPYVVKEAALMFTNGNYKKLDKVIVVDAPIEKRVQRVLERDHRPKNQIEDIINKQQGEEKLFNLADIKLQNDDSSLLIPEIINLHRSFSNYEILVK, translated from the coding sequence ATGCAAGTAGGAATTACTGGTGGAATAGGTGCTGGCAAAAGTTATATCTGTAGAATTTTTAAAGTATTAGGAGCTCCAATCTACAATGCAGATATTCAGGCCAAAATGTTAATGCGAGAAGACCCTAAAATTATCAAAGAAATCATTTCAGTGTTTGGTAAAGATGCATATCTTCAAAACGGAATGCTGAACAGACCTTTCTTAGCTCGCCAAATATTTTCTGATAAGAGAAAATTAGAAACCATGAATAGCATCGTCCACCCAAGAGTAGCAGACCATTATAATGATTGGGTTAGAATTGAATTACAAATACATCCTTATGTTGTTAAAGAAGCAGCTTTGATGTTTACAAATGGTAATTATAAAAAACTTGATAAAGTAATAGTGGTTGACGCTCCAATAGAAAAAAGGGTTCAACGTGTTTTGGAAAGAGATCATCGTCCAAAAAATCAAATTGAAGATATAATTAATAAACAGCAAGGAGAAGAAAAGTTATTTAATCTTGCCGATATAAAATTACAAAATGATGATTCTTCATTATTAATTCCAGAAATTATTAACCTTCATAGGTCATTTAGCAACTATGAAATTTTAGTAAAATAA
- a CDS encoding 4a-hydroxytetrahydrobiopterin dehydratase: protein MNTWKEENNQLQKTFTFKDFPEAFAFMTRVAFLAEAHQHHPNWSNVWNKVDICLTTHDAGNTVTQKDRDLAAAIDQI from the coding sequence ATGAATACATGGAAGGAAGAGAATAATCAGCTTCAAAAAACTTTTACATTTAAAGACTTTCCCGAAGCATTTGCCTTTATGACAAGGGTAGCATTCTTAGCAGAAGCTCATCAACATCATCCTAATTGGTCGAATGTGTGGAATAAAGTAGACATTTGTTTAACAACACATGATGCAGGTAATACCGTAACTCAAAAAGATAGGGATTTAGCAGCTGCAATTGATCAAATATAG
- a CDS encoding YtxH domain-containing protein, whose protein sequence is MAKNGGNSFLGFVAGAAAGALLGVLFAPDKGKNTRERLTFKLDKYREDLEDLVEDLLEERKVAVTAAKSEGQRVIDDAIKHAEELMGEVDALKERIATPALDEEEEDK, encoded by the coding sequence ATGGCAAAGAACGGAGGAAATTCATTTTTAGGTTTTGTTGCAGGAGCTGCTGCAGGTGCTTTATTAGGTGTTCTTTTTGCACCAGATAAAGGAAAAAATACTAGAGAACGTTTAACGTTTAAATTAGATAAATATCGAGAAGATTTAGAAGATCTTGTTGAAGATTTATTAGAAGAAAGAAAAGTAGCTGTAACTGCCGCTAAGTCTGAAGGACAGCGTGTAATAGATGATGCTATTAAGCATGCAGAAGAATTAATGGGAGAAGTTGATGCTTTAAAAGAGCGTATTGCAACTCCAGCATTGGATGAAGAAGAAGAAGATAAATAA
- the yajC gene encoding preprotein translocase subunit YajC has translation MNVLNNILLQLPGGGDSAQIMNLVFIVGMVAVFYFFMIRPQQKKQKDQQKFSDAVKKGQMVVTVSGLHGKVYEVNNTTVVLEIDRGVKVTFEKSSISAENTNIVFGPKKDKKD, from the coding sequence ATGAACGTTTTAAACAACATTCTACTTCAACTTCCAGGTGGAGGAGATTCAGCACAAATTATGAACTTAGTATTTATCGTAGGTATGGTTGCGGTATTTTATTTCTTTATGATTCGTCCACAACAAAAGAAACAAAAAGATCAGCAAAAATTTTCTGACGCTGTTAAGAAAGGGCAAATGGTTGTTACTGTAAGTGGTTTACATGGTAAAGTTTATGAAGTAAATAATACTACAGTAGTTTTAGAAATTGATAGAGGAGTAAAAGTAACTTTTGAAAAATCTTCTATCTCTGCTGAAAACACAAATATTGTTTTTGGACCTAAAAAAGATAAAAAGGACTAA
- a CDS encoding DUF1573 domain-containing protein translates to MKLIKSLSILVVMATMLISCGEEKKSSSTEKSAAVSTASTTKASTGPLAKFNFEEKEFNFGEITEGDKVTHVFNYTNQGEVPLTITNVRTTCGCTAPDWDRKPLAPGETAKLTVTFNSAHKKGTQVKRVTIQANVEDGMDVVTIRAKVNPKAEKGTM, encoded by the coding sequence ATGAAATTAATCAAATCATTATCAATACTTGTAGTTATGGCTACAATGTTAATTTCTTGTGGTGAAGAAAAAAAATCTTCTTCAACAGAGAAATCTGCGGCTGTATCTACAGCTTCTACTACTAAAGCAAGTACAGGGCCTTTAGCTAAATTTAATTTCGAAGAAAAAGAATTTAACTTTGGTGAAATCACAGAAGGTGATAAGGTAACGCATGTATTTAATTATACAAATCAAGGTGAGGTGCCTTTAACAATCACTAATGTTAGAACAACATGTGGTTGTACTGCTCCTGATTGGGATAGAAAGCCTCTAGCACCTGGAGAGACTGCTAAATTGACTGTTACTTTTAATAGTGCACATAAAAAAGGAACTCAAGTAAAAAGAGTTACTATTCAGGCCAATGTAGAAGACGGTATGGATGTAGTAACTATTAGAGCTAAAGTGAACCCTAAAGCAGAGAAAGGAACAATGTAA
- a CDS encoding YbbR-like domain-containing protein, which produces MPNRKYHIPDFPKLIKWVEEKLNNFVENSTFLQDIKTWDWSAMIVCFMTAFIFWVFHSLNEDHTSTIEIPVIVKVNEENVVALQEPPKYVSVNATGNGWTLLSKSLRIGNSKLNINLEDPVSVKYLAGKVLLKELSQVLKGLKVNYILEDTLAFDYDTLTNKKLAVKIDTTSFHFQNGYRRVGNINVIPDSVIFRGPSTELARFPNNLLLASEDAQPIAENLNEYIPIEIPGNNDKRLIVSQYDEVKVSFNVFYFISSTEKAKLLKVNFPEEEVIEKFSLVPDDVYISYIIREDLINNIDSIPVVVDYKDINWADSTVTPKVFLDNDNYENILLSPKYLRVQKVN; this is translated from the coding sequence ATGCCTAATAGAAAATACCATATTCCAGACTTTCCGAAACTCATTAAATGGGTAGAAGAAAAATTAAATAATTTTGTAGAGAATAGTACATTCTTACAAGATATAAAAACATGGGATTGGAGTGCTATGATTGTTTGTTTCATGACAGCATTTATCTTTTGGGTCTTTCATTCTCTAAACGAAGATCACACTTCTACAATAGAAATTCCCGTTATCGTAAAAGTAAATGAGGAAAATGTTGTAGCCTTACAAGAGCCTCCTAAATACGTTAGTGTAAATGCAACAGGAAACGGATGGACACTTTTAAGTAAGTCTTTAAGAATAGGGAATAGTAAGCTTAATATTAATCTTGAAGACCCAGTGTCTGTAAAATATCTTGCAGGTAAAGTTTTACTAAAAGAATTATCACAGGTATTAAAAGGATTAAAAGTAAATTATATCCTAGAAGATACATTGGCTTTTGATTACGATACGCTTACCAATAAAAAACTAGCAGTTAAGATTGATACAACTTCTTTTCATTTTCAGAATGGATATAGGAGAGTAGGTAATATTAATGTAATACCTGATAGTGTAATATTTAGAGGACCAAGTACAGAATTAGCAAGGTTCCCTAATAACCTGTTGTTAGCATCAGAAGATGCTCAGCCAATAGCAGAAAATTTAAACGAATATATTCCAATAGAAATCCCAGGTAATAATGATAAAAGATTAATTGTTTCTCAATATGATGAAGTGAAAGTATCTTTTAATGTGTTCTATTTTATTTCTTCTACAGAGAAAGCAAAACTGTTAAAAGTTAATTTCCCAGAAGAAGAAGTAATAGAAAAATTTTCATTAGTACCTGATGATGTGTATATTAGTTATATTATTAGAGAAGACCTTATTAATAATATAGACTCAATACCTGTAGTTGTTGACTACAAGGATATTAATTGGGCAGACTCAACGGTAACACCAAAGGTGTTTTTAGATAACGATAATTACGAGAATATTTTATTATCACCAAAGTACTTAAGAGTACAAAAAGTTAATTAA
- a CDS encoding exodeoxyribonuclease III has product MKVISYNVNGIRAAIKKDLLEWVKGINPDVICLQEVKANEEQVDLEGFKALGYKYVYWHSAQKKGYSGVAIFSKVEAKSTKIGMGIDVYDAEGRTILCEFKDFTLVNTYFPSGTSGEERQKFKYNFLDDYFKYISNLKTEYSNLVICGDFNICHKAIDIHNPDRNKNTSGFQPAEREWVTKFITEGGFVDAFRKFDENPGKYSWWTYRAGARGKNLGWRIDYFMVQDTFADRLTNSLLHNDAYHSDHCPVEIDFK; this is encoded by the coding sequence ATGAAAGTAATATCATACAATGTTAATGGCATACGTGCTGCCATTAAAAAAGACTTATTAGAATGGGTAAAAGGTATTAACCCCGATGTTATTTGTCTTCAGGAAGTTAAAGCAAATGAGGAGCAAGTTGACCTTGAGGGATTCAAGGCATTGGGGTACAAATATGTTTATTGGCACTCTGCACAAAAAAAAGGTTACAGTGGGGTTGCAATTTTCTCTAAAGTAGAGGCAAAATCTACTAAAATAGGCATGGGAATTGATGTGTATGATGCTGAAGGTCGAACTATACTGTGTGAGTTCAAAGATTTTACCTTAGTAAATACTTACTTTCCTTCTGGGACATCTGGTGAAGAGAGACAAAAATTTAAATATAATTTCTTAGATGATTATTTTAAATACATCTCAAACCTAAAAACTGAATACAGTAATTTAGTCATTTGTGGCGATTTTAATATCTGTCATAAAGCTATAGATATACATAATCCCGATCGCAATAAAAACACTTCTGGTTTTCAGCCTGCTGAAAGAGAATGGGTTACTAAATTTATTACCGAAGGTGGTTTTGTAGATGCATTTAGAAAATTTGATGAAAACCCAGGGAAATATAGCTGGTGGACATACCGTGCAGGAGCTAGAGGTAAAAACTTAGGATGGAGAATTGATTATTTTATGGTACAAGATACTTTTGCAGATCGTCTTACAAATTCACTTCTGCATAATGATGCTTACCATTCGGATCACTGTCCCGTCGAAATTGACTTTAAATAA
- a CDS encoding ComF family protein, whose translation MQKLIKLLKTIFFSLFPDLCFHCNQMLNEGEEVLCFHCHSKLPVFDGCWVNAQNNIITQLFNHKVNLKYGLAFFYYENFGVTRSLIHHLKYKNQEVVGTWIVNHFGDLYNSAINDIDYIVPIPLHSKRKKERGYNQVDTFCTALSDKWNIPYIKENLIRKKYTNTQTKKTRMERVSNLKNVFDVKKQEVFSNKHILLVDDVLTTGSTLESAGYVLLDSGIKNLSILTIGIVV comes from the coding sequence ATGCAAAAGCTTATAAAACTACTCAAAACCATATTTTTTAGTCTATTTCCCGACTTATGTTTTCATTGTAATCAAATGCTTAATGAAGGGGAGGAAGTGTTATGTTTTCATTGTCATTCAAAACTGCCTGTTTTTGATGGTTGTTGGGTGAATGCTCAGAATAATATAATCACTCAGTTATTTAATCATAAGGTAAATTTAAAATATGGTCTAGCTTTTTTCTATTACGAAAATTTTGGTGTTACAAGAAGTTTAATTCATCATCTTAAATATAAAAATCAAGAAGTTGTAGGTACTTGGATTGTTAATCACTTCGGAGATCTATATAATTCAGCTATAAATGACATTGACTATATCGTACCAATTCCTCTTCATTCTAAAAGAAAAAAGGAGAGAGGGTACAATCAAGTAGATACTTTTTGTACTGCTTTAAGTGATAAATGGAATATACCTTATATAAAAGAGAACCTCATTCGAAAGAAGTATACTAATACGCAGACTAAAAAAACAAGAATGGAAAGGGTTTCTAATCTTAAAAATGTATTTGATGTAAAAAAACAAGAAGTTTTTTCAAATAAACATATACTTTTAGTAGACGATGTTTTAACTACAGGTTCTACTTTAGAATCAGCAGGTTATGTGTTATTAGATAGTGGAATTAAAAACTTAAGTATACTCACTATTGGCATTGTAGTATAA
- a CDS encoding ABC transporter substrate-binding protein: MRKLIAITFSFLILAVFMGCGPTNHNEKDAENKLTPTSGDKFYGGVFRVNESEYIKNLYPLSIIDIYSYRIASQIYEGLFKFDQKTLQVVPSLVDSYAKSDDQLVYTFKLKDNVYFHDDKCFENGKGRKLSAQDVVYNFNLICTYNRNNQYAHLFTDIVKGAVEYYDATKENLSFVRTPEGLEGVAGFKVIDALTLEITLLKPNSMFLYNLARPGSFIFPREAVESYGEDMRTKCVGTGPFQIASVDEDISINLSKNENYHGVDEFGNKLPFLKAISVSFIKDKKIEFLEFKKGELDMMYRIPTEDIIDVLTESDETNENFKYHLQRIPEMSTQFLAMNNQGKVFQDINIRKAFSFAIDRQRILEYILNGEGYMEGYHGITPPVFKNYDIEQITGYKMNIDSAKYYLAKAGYPDGKGFPKVTLDLNTEGEQYSNVALEVKKQLKDKLNVNVELKISPFAQIAEKSIMGRYDFLRLAWIADYPSPENYLWAYYGKTLPENPEEKSWPNLIRYSNPKFDVEYEKALASIDQNQAMVHFMNAEKILMADAPFIVLWYDEGYRLIQRHVEDFPNNPMQYRDFSTVYFDKTH; the protein is encoded by the coding sequence ATGAGAAAGCTGATAGCTATTACATTCTCTTTTTTAATCCTAGCTGTATTTATGGGATGTGGTCCAACAAACCACAACGAAAAAGATGCAGAAAATAAACTAACACCCACAAGTGGTGATAAATTTTACGGAGGAGTATTTAGAGTAAACGAATCAGAATATATCAAAAACTTATACCCACTAAGTATTATTGATATTTATTCTTACAGAATTGCTTCTCAAATTTATGAAGGGCTATTCAAATTTGATCAAAAGACTTTACAGGTTGTTCCTAGTTTGGTAGACAGTTATGCAAAATCTGATGATCAACTCGTTTATACCTTTAAATTAAAAGATAATGTCTATTTCCACGACGATAAATGTTTTGAAAATGGCAAAGGAAGAAAGCTATCTGCACAAGATGTAGTTTACAACTTTAACCTTATCTGTACATATAATAGAAATAATCAGTACGCACATTTATTTACTGATATAGTAAAAGGTGCTGTTGAATATTATGATGCAACAAAAGAAAATCTATCTTTTGTTAGAACTCCTGAAGGTTTAGAAGGTGTTGCCGGTTTTAAAGTAATTGATGCTTTAACTCTAGAAATCACTTTACTAAAGCCTAACTCAATGTTTTTATATAACCTTGCTAGACCTGGTTCTTTTATCTTTCCTAGAGAAGCTGTAGAAAGCTACGGTGAAGACATGAGAACTAAATGTGTTGGTACTGGTCCATTCCAGATAGCAAGTGTTGATGAAGATATTTCTATTAATTTATCTAAGAACGAAAATTATCATGGTGTTGATGAGTTTGGTAATAAACTACCTTTCTTAAAAGCTATATCAGTTTCTTTTATTAAAGATAAAAAAATAGAATTCTTAGAATTTAAAAAAGGAGAGCTGGACATGATGTACAGAATTCCTACGGAAGATATTATTGATGTGCTTACGGAATCAGATGAGACAAATGAAAACTTTAAGTATCATCTACAAAGAATTCCTGAAATGTCTACACAGTTCCTTGCAATGAATAACCAAGGTAAAGTATTTCAAGACATCAATATTCGTAAAGCCTTTAGTTTTGCTATTGATAGACAAAGAATATTAGAATACATCTTAAATGGAGAAGGATACATGGAAGGATATCACGGTATAACTCCTCCAGTATTTAAGAATTATGATATTGAACAGATCACAGGTTATAAAATGAATATTGATTCTGCAAAGTATTATTTAGCAAAAGCTGGATACCCTGATGGTAAAGGTTTTCCTAAGGTTACTTTAGACCTTAACACAGAAGGGGAACAATACAGTAACGTAGCACTTGAGGTTAAAAAACAACTTAAGGATAAGCTAAATGTAAATGTTGAATTAAAAATTTCTCCATTTGCTCAGATTGCAGAGAAAAGTATAATGGGTAGATATGATTTTTTACGTTTAGCGTGGATTGCCGATTACCCTAGTCCAGAAAATTACTTATGGGCATATTACGGTAAAACTCTTCCAGAAAACCCAGAAGAAAAATCTTGGCCAAACTTAATTCGTTACTCAAACCCTAAGTTTGATGTCGAATATGAAAAAGCATTAGCTTCTATAGATCAGAACCAAGCAATGGTACATTTTATGAATGCTGAAAAGATTTTAATGGCCGATGCACCCTTTATTGTACTGTGGTATGACGAAGGATATCGCCTAATTCAGAGACATGTTGAGGATTTCCCTAATAATCCTATGCAATATCGTGATTTCAGTACCGTTTATTTTGATAAAACTCATTAA
- the nusB gene encoding transcription antitermination factor NusB, whose protein sequence is MLNRRLLRIKIMQSVYAFKQSKASNKELTLDTIRDEFREEFLEFGQEEKARIDEEQAKVIEYFTNYLNEDTEASTEELDVKLLKVASKAKNHYEQLVIKDENDFKKKMVIETEQLFTKYLKILSYLIDISELSKKELERKIEKNARNIELDQKFVDWFYNNKAFTVLREDEVLMELLSKHKLRRIEDDEKVLEWLRVLKRDEDLITAIEELTKDSSTFETHLEILRLIVRDFIFKNEIIESSFEAEDLNWSENKRILRSMVLKTVKNISEDKATEILSISKNWEEDKEFFEELFSLTLSQEENFKDIIANKSKKWAIDRIAKVDSILINMALAEMLNFRNIPVKVTINEFIEISKQYSTPKSWQFINGMLDSISEELQSEGKIKKSGKGLLDNK, encoded by the coding sequence ATGCTAAATAGAAGATTATTACGCATTAAAATAATGCAAAGCGTCTATGCTTTCAAGCAAAGTAAAGCATCAAATAAAGAATTGACTTTAGATACAATTAGGGATGAATTCCGAGAAGAGTTCTTAGAATTTGGACAAGAGGAAAAAGCAAGAATTGATGAAGAACAAGCTAAAGTAATAGAATACTTTACAAATTATCTTAATGAAGATACGGAAGCTTCTACAGAAGAATTGGATGTAAAACTGCTTAAAGTAGCATCTAAAGCTAAGAACCATTACGAGCAATTAGTAATTAAAGATGAAAATGACTTCAAGAAAAAGATGGTCATTGAAACGGAGCAATTATTTACTAAATACCTTAAAATTCTTTCTTACTTAATAGATATCTCTGAGTTATCTAAAAAAGAGCTTGAAAGAAAAATAGAGAAGAACGCAAGAAATATTGAACTTGATCAAAAATTTGTTGATTGGTTCTATAACAATAAAGCATTTACAGTTCTTAGAGAAGATGAAGTTTTGATGGAGTTGTTGTCAAAACATAAATTAAGAAGAATTGAAGATGACGAAAAAGTCTTAGAATGGCTTAGAGTTTTAAAGCGTGATGAAGATTTAATTACTGCTATTGAGGAGCTTACAAAAGACTCTTCAACTTTTGAAACTCATCTAGAAATTTTACGTTTAATAGTAAGAGACTTCATCTTTAAAAATGAGATAATAGAGTCGTCTTTTGAAGCAGAAGATTTGAACTGGTCTGAGAATAAACGCATACTGAGAAGTATGGTATTAAAGACTGTGAAAAATATTTCTGAAGATAAGGCAACAGAAATTTTATCTATCTCTAAAAACTGGGAAGAGGATAAAGAGTTTTTTGAAGAGCTTTTCAGCTTAACACTTAGCCAAGAAGAAAACTTTAAAGATATTATCGCCAATAAGTCTAAAAAGTGGGCTATAGATCGAATTGCAAAAGTTGATAGTATACTAATTAATATGGCATTAGCTGAAATGTTAAATTTCAGAAATATACCTGTAAAAGTTACAATCAACGAGTTTATTGAGATCTCTAAGCAATATAGTACACCAAAAAGTTGGCAGTTTATTAATGGTATGTTAGATTCAATTTCTGAAGAATTACAATCGGAAGGAAAAATCAAGAAAAGTGGAAAAGGTCTACTGGATAACAAATAA